A single Thermaerobacter sp. FW80 DNA region contains:
- a CDS encoding helix-turn-helix domain-containing protein, protein MLGYTRVVLNLVHKPGGAGVGGVNLVRIGEKVIDRQRIHRMVDRILELRASGLSQQDVAHALGVDRTLVSRLESLGEVRRGQRLGLVGFPVGNRQELEEVARSEGVDLVWLLTEDERRRFIGERSGAALLNDVMALIARARELDHLIFLGSDMRIRLVEALLGPDRVTGIQIGTSPITEDRYLDPEAIRQVIRQLRNARDRDDGRPSRHGVASGVGSLGAVSGTGTDGTAGADAPRGG, encoded by the coding sequence GTGCTGGGGTATACTCGGGTTGTGCTCAACCTTGTGCACAAACCCGGCGGTGCGGGGGTCGGCGGCGTGAACCTGGTGCGGATCGGCGAGAAGGTCATCGACCGGCAGCGCATCCACCGGATGGTCGACCGCATCCTGGAGCTGCGCGCCTCCGGCCTCTCCCAGCAGGACGTCGCCCACGCGCTGGGCGTCGACCGCACCCTGGTCTCGCGGCTGGAGAGCCTGGGCGAGGTGCGGCGCGGCCAGAGGCTAGGGCTGGTCGGGTTCCCCGTCGGCAATCGCCAGGAACTGGAAGAGGTGGCGCGCAGCGAGGGCGTCGACCTCGTCTGGCTGCTCACGGAGGACGAACGCCGCCGCTTCATCGGCGAGCGCAGCGGGGCGGCCCTGCTCAACGACGTGATGGCGCTGATCGCGCGTGCCCGGGAGCTGGACCACCTGATCTTCCTCGGTTCCGACATGCGGATTCGGCTCGTCGAGGCGTTGCTGGGCCCCGATCGGGTGACGGGCATCCAGATCGGCACCTCGCCCATCACCGAGGACCGCTACCTGGACCCCGAGGCGATCCGCCAGGTGATCCGCCAACTGCGCAACGCCCGGGACCGGGACGACGGGCGGCCGTCCCGCCACGGGGTGGCGAGCGGGGTCGGGTCCCTCGGCGCCGTGAGCGGGACCGGCACCGACGGCACCGCCGGTGCCGACGCGCCCCGCGGCGGGTGA
- a CDS encoding response regulator — MIKVLLAEDQALVREGLRLLLELQGDLAVTAVADGAEAVERARHEAFDVALLDVRMPRVDGVTCLRRLRALQPDLPVLMLTTFDDDRLVQECLAAGATAYLLKDMAAEDLANAVRLVVLGGQLIPGDLARRLVARADAGAGTAPGRPAEEGRCQGPWPRDGGRSLEAAPAGGETVPADRCRGRGVAPSPAAPGDGSAAAATGGSSRGGTPPAAGAQAPWGAGAPASGILGRLTARQREILALLAQGLTNREIAARLHLSEGTVKNVVSEIYARLEVRDRVEAVLRARGWLGGPPGAGGG, encoded by the coding sequence ATGATCAAGGTCCTGCTGGCGGAGGATCAGGCGCTGGTCCGCGAGGGATTGCGCCTGTTGCTGGAGCTGCAGGGTGACCTGGCGGTGACCGCCGTCGCCGACGGCGCGGAGGCGGTGGAGCGGGCGCGTCACGAGGCCTTCGACGTGGCGCTGCTCGACGTGCGCATGCCGCGGGTGGACGGCGTGACCTGCCTGCGCCGGCTGCGCGCGTTGCAGCCGGACCTGCCGGTGCTCATGCTGACCACCTTCGATGACGACCGGCTGGTGCAAGAGTGTCTGGCCGCCGGGGCGACGGCGTACCTGCTGAAGGACATGGCGGCGGAGGATCTGGCCAACGCCGTGCGTCTGGTCGTCCTGGGCGGGCAGCTGATCCCGGGCGACCTGGCTCGTCGTCTGGTGGCCCGGGCGGACGCCGGCGCCGGGACGGCTCCAGGGCGTCCCGCCGAGGAGGGGCGGTGCCAGGGCCCATGGCCGCGGGACGGTGGAAGGTCCCTGGAGGCGGCCCCGGCGGGCGGGGAAACGGTCCCCGCCGACCGGTGCCGGGGACGTGGGGTCGCACCGTCGCCCGCCGCGCCGGGCGACGGGTCGGCCGCGGCGGCGACGGGGGGCTCGTCCCGGGGCGGGACGCCGCCGGCCGCGGGCGCGCAGGCGCCGTGGGGTGCCGGCGCGCCCGCGTCGGGGATCCTCGGACGTCTGACGGCCCGCCAGCGGGAGATCCTGGCCCTCTTGGCGCAAGGGCTGACGAACCGGGAGATCGCCGCGCGCCTCCATCTCTCCGAGGGAACGGTGAAGAACGTGGTGAGCGAGATCTACGCGCGCCTGGAAGTGCGAGACCGGGTGGAGGCGGTGTTGCGCGCGCGGGGTTGGCTCGGTGGGCCGCCGGGTGCGGGTGGGGGCTAG
- a CDS encoding flagellar hook-length control protein FliK, whose amino-acid sequence MGDSPGDRRLPAAPSQAGGDAGAPAPTTASAAAGRTWTAAADAVRPADGQGGRAGTGGGRPQPWAVQIGWELPHAGSWQVRVAGVGRRVFLHLVVDAPAATRLEDRGWDEAALRRLLEAWGLEPAGVSVRAVVPPTAAGTPADPGRP is encoded by the coding sequence ATGGGCGATTCGCCGGGCGACCGCCGCCTCCCTGCTGCTCCCTCCCAGGCGGGCGGCGATGCGGGCGCACCGGCGCCCACGACGGCGTCCGCGGCCGCGGGCCGGACCTGGACCGCGGCCGCGGACGCGGTGCGCCCGGCCGACGGCCAAGGGGGTCGGGCCGGGACGGGCGGTGGGCGGCCCCAGCCCTGGGCCGTCCAGATCGGCTGGGAGCTGCCCCACGCGGGATCCTGGCAGGTCCGGGTCGCCGGTGTGGGCCGCCGGGTGTTCCTCCACCTGGTGGTGGACGCGCCGGCGGCCACGCGTCTGGAGGATCGCGGCTGGGACGAGGCGGCCCTGCGGCGGCTCCTGGAGGCGTGGGGCCTCGAGCCGGCAGGGGTCTCGGTGCGGGCCGTCGTCCCGCCCACGGCCGCAGGGACGCCCGCCGACCCGGGGCGACCCTAG
- a CDS encoding aminotransferase class III-fold pyridoxal phosphate-dependent enzyme has protein sequence MHPFRQYVNPHLGELLEQIQMDKRFVRGEGCWLWDDEGRRYLDFVAAYGALPFGFNPPTIWEALEAVRRAGEPSFVQPSFLEAAGELARRLIEVAPPGLRYVTFANSGAEAVEAAIKLARAATGRQRILSTENAFHGKTLGALSATHRSAYQDAFFAPVEGFDRVPYGDAEALERALAARPGEYAAFLVEPIQGEGGIVVPPPGYLREAQAICRRHGVVFIVDEVQTGLGRTGTLFACQAEGVTPDAMTLAKALGGGLVPIGAVLCTEAVYSEAFATKHSSTFAGNALACRAGLAALELLTRDDQALVRHVAETGEYLRQGLLAIQRRHPRVIREVRGRGFMLGIRFGVTRETFPGNLLGVLGEQELLTPVIASYLLNVEGLRVAPTLNGADVIRIEPPLIATREECDYALEAIERAVAIIDRDDTAALLRHLVGRRGTPPRGGTGPAAGTAPAVGRVVTGRSAWAAPAAASSRNGHPARGPETPPAPGASDRWIRTGEPLRSGPCRADEPAAPSGDPREGRFAFLVHPLDLENYAEFDPSLAAFTREELAELAGRWNHLLEPFRIGQTRVVSATGATAYGEFYVVPRTADELLAMPQAEAVAAVEAALALARDGGAKIVGLGAYTSVVTRGGLHLRDAGVALTTGNSFTVVAAVEAIAEATRRLGFPLAQGTVAVVGATGAIGRAIALLLGPEVRRLVLVGNPARPEQSRRRLLRVAADLCRHVVSLAAGERPGGGSQARRASPGPAGGAPPTPALAHGAGRSRGEQLLAGLGPLGRALLDFGGWPAPEEGPDAFLPRLQDWLATGRCPLVITTDLDAALPQADVVVTATSSTAHLVTPANVKLGAVVCDLSRPPNVSREVRDARPDVLVIDGGVVEVPGRPSMGWNFGFERGLVYACMAETMMLALEHHYEHTSLGADLNLQTILWLQELARKHGFRLAELRSFDRPLRAEAWKRVLAARSELGLAAR, from the coding sequence ATGCATCCGTTCCGGCAGTACGTCAACCCCCACCTGGGCGAGCTCCTCGAACAGATCCAGATGGATAAGCGCTTCGTGCGCGGCGAGGGTTGCTGGCTCTGGGACGACGAGGGCCGGCGCTACCTGGACTTCGTCGCGGCCTACGGCGCCCTGCCCTTCGGCTTCAACCCGCCGACGATCTGGGAAGCGCTGGAGGCGGTGCGACGCGCGGGCGAGCCGTCCTTCGTCCAGCCCTCCTTCTTGGAGGCGGCGGGCGAGTTGGCCCGGCGCCTCATCGAGGTGGCACCCCCGGGTCTGCGTTACGTGACCTTCGCCAACAGCGGCGCCGAGGCGGTGGAGGCCGCCATCAAGCTGGCGCGGGCCGCCACCGGCCGCCAGCGGATCCTCTCCACCGAGAACGCCTTCCACGGCAAGACCCTGGGGGCCCTCTCGGCGACCCACCGCTCTGCCTACCAGGACGCCTTCTTCGCCCCGGTCGAGGGGTTCGACAGGGTGCCCTACGGGGACGCCGAGGCCCTCGAGCGCGCCCTGGCCGCCCGCCCCGGCGAGTACGCCGCCTTCCTGGTCGAGCCGATCCAAGGCGAGGGCGGCATCGTCGTGCCGCCGCCGGGCTACCTGCGGGAGGCCCAGGCGATCTGCCGCCGTCACGGCGTGGTGTTCATCGTCGACGAGGTGCAGACCGGCCTCGGGCGCACGGGGACGCTGTTCGCCTGCCAAGCGGAGGGCGTGACGCCCGACGCCATGACCCTGGCCAAGGCCCTGGGCGGCGGGCTGGTGCCCATCGGCGCCGTGCTCTGTACGGAAGCGGTCTACAGCGAGGCGTTCGCCACCAAGCACTCCTCGACCTTCGCCGGCAACGCCCTGGCCTGCCGGGCCGGCCTGGCCGCGCTGGAGCTCTTGACCCGGGACGACCAGGCCCTGGTCCGCCACGTGGCCGAGACGGGCGAGTACCTGCGCCAGGGCTTGCTGGCCATCCAGCGGCGCCACCCCCGGGTGATCCGGGAGGTGCGGGGCCGCGGCTTCATGCTGGGCATCCGGTTCGGCGTCACCCGCGAGACCTTCCCCGGCAACCTGCTGGGGGTCCTGGGCGAGCAAGAGCTGCTCACGCCCGTCATCGCGTCGTATCTGCTCAACGTCGAGGGGCTGCGCGTGGCGCCGACCCTCAACGGCGCCGACGTAATCCGCATCGAGCCGCCCCTGATCGCCACCCGCGAGGAGTGCGACTACGCCCTCGAAGCCATCGAGCGGGCGGTGGCCATCATCGACCGGGACGACACCGCCGCCCTGCTGCGCCACCTGGTCGGTCGGCGGGGTACCCCGCCGAGAGGGGGAACCGGACCGGCAGCCGGGACGGCTCCGGCCGTCGGGCGGGTGGTGACGGGTCGCTCGGCCTGGGCCGCGCCCGCGGCGGCTTCGAGCCGCAACGGCCACCCGGCTCGCGGTCCGGAGACCCCGCCGGCGCCGGGGGCATCGGATCGCTGGATCCGCACGGGGGAACCGCTCCGCTCCGGCCCATGCCGCGCGGACGAACCGGCCGCCCCCAGCGGCGATCCCCGGGAGGGCCGCTTCGCCTTCCTGGTCCATCCCCTGGACCTGGAGAACTATGCCGAGTTCGACCCCAGCCTGGCCGCCTTCACCCGGGAGGAGCTGGCGGAGCTGGCGGGGCGGTGGAACCACCTGCTGGAGCCCTTCCGCATCGGTCAGACGCGGGTGGTCTCCGCCACCGGGGCCACGGCCTACGGTGAGTTCTACGTGGTGCCGCGGACGGCGGACGAGCTCCTGGCCATGCCCCAGGCGGAGGCGGTCGCCGCGGTGGAGGCGGCCCTGGCGCTGGCGCGGGACGGCGGGGCGAAGATCGTCGGCCTCGGCGCGTACACCTCGGTGGTGACGCGGGGGGGCCTGCACCTGCGCGACGCCGGCGTGGCGCTGACCACGGGCAACAGCTTCACCGTCGTGGCGGCGGTGGAGGCCATCGCCGAGGCCACCCGGCGCCTGGGGTTCCCGCTGGCGCAGGGCACCGTCGCGGTGGTCGGCGCCACGGGGGCCATCGGCCGCGCCATCGCCCTCCTGCTAGGCCCCGAGGTGCGGCGCCTGGTGCTGGTCGGCAACCCGGCCCGGCCGGAGCAGAGCCGGCGCCGGCTGCTGCGGGTGGCCGCCGACCTCTGCCGCCACGTGGTGAGCCTGGCGGCAGGCGAGCGGCCCGGCGGCGGTTCGCAGGCCCGCCGCGCATCCCCGGGCCCCGCGGGTGGCGCCCCTCCGACCCCGGCCCTGGCGCACGGCGCCGGGCGGTCCCGCGGGGAGCAGCTCCTCGCCGGCCTAGGCCCCCTGGGCCGCGCCTTGCTGGACTTCGGCGGTTGGCCCGCGCCGGAGGAGGGTCCCGATGCCTTCCTCCCCCGCCTCCAGGACTGGCTGGCGACCGGGCGTTGCCCGCTGGTGATCACGACGGACCTGGACGCGGCGCTCCCCCAGGCCGACGTGGTGGTGACGGCCACCAGCAGCACCGCCCATCTGGTGACGCCGGCCAACGTGAAGCTCGGCGCCGTGGTGTGCGACCTCAGCCGGCCGCCCAACGTCAGCCGCGAGGTGCGGGACGCCCGGCCCGACGTGCTGGTCATCGACGGCGGCGTGGTCGAGGTGCCCGGCCGGCCGTCCATGGGATGGAACTTCGGCTTCGAGCGAGGATTGGTCTACGCCTGCATGGCCGAGACGATGATGCTGGCCCTCGAGCACCACTACGAGCACACCAGCCTGGGGGCCGACCTCAACCTGCAGACCATCCTCTGGCTGCAGGAGCTGGCGCGCAAGCACGGCTTCCGGCTGGCGGAGCTGCGCAGCTTCGACCGGCCGCTGCGGGCCGAGGCGTGGAAGCGCGTCCTGGCAGCCCGTTCCGAACTGGGCCTGGCGGCGCGGTAG
- a CDS encoding ABC transporter permease, translating into MGPLAGTLGRVAAIAATSTRRTLRRPLNLLWLLLVPLFFGVLVAGLFVRSDDVPVLAVVVEDRGPWVGPLLQGLEATPMTLRRLDREEAVARLHQGRERVVLWVPPGFSQSVAAGRPRVELWYGPRQEPGAEAARIRAVAAGLVTGTPAGPLPVEAVAPRPSVRPEDYELLRAVFGFYAMFALVTLITHGAALHHERSLGTLPRSLLAGATYGEVVAGHAVALFLIGALQAAAMLGATALLGAPWLAAGVPALALAVAASLVAACGVALAVAGFTQTPRQITAAGILVGTIAAMLGGAFWPLDVVPATLQEVARLSPVYWALDALREAFVFGGPGAPQLPAVAVLLLFGLVAGTAGVAGLRRWAP; encoded by the coding sequence GTGGGTCCGCTGGCGGGTACCCTGGGGCGCGTGGCGGCCATCGCCGCGACCAGCACGCGGCGCACCCTCCGACGGCCGCTGAACCTGCTCTGGCTGCTGCTCGTCCCCCTGTTCTTCGGGGTGCTCGTGGCGGGCCTGTTCGTCCGGTCGGACGACGTGCCGGTGCTGGCCGTCGTGGTGGAGGACCGCGGGCCGTGGGTCGGCCCGCTGCTGCAGGGTCTGGAGGCGACCCCGATGACCTTGCGCCGGCTCGACCGGGAGGAGGCGGTGGCCCGGCTGCACCAGGGCCGGGAGCGCGTGGTGCTCTGGGTGCCCCCAGGCTTCTCGCAGTCGGTGGCGGCCGGCAGGCCGCGCGTGGAGCTCTGGTACGGGCCGCGGCAGGAGCCCGGCGCGGAGGCCGCCCGCATCCGGGCGGTGGCGGCCGGGCTGGTGACGGGGACCCCGGCCGGGCCTTTGCCGGTGGAGGCGGTGGCGCCGCGGCCGTCGGTTCGACCCGAGGACTACGAGCTCCTGCGGGCGGTGTTCGGCTTCTACGCGATGTTCGCCCTCGTCACCCTGATCACCCACGGGGCGGCCCTGCACCACGAACGCAGCTTGGGGACCCTGCCCCGCTCCTTGCTGGCGGGGGCCACCTACGGCGAGGTGGTGGCCGGGCACGCGGTGGCGCTGTTCCTGATCGGCGCCCTCCAGGCGGCGGCGATGCTGGGAGCCACGGCGCTGTTGGGGGCGCCCTGGCTGGCGGCCGGAGTCCCTGCGCTGGCCCTGGCCGTGGCCGCGTCGCTGGTGGCCGCCTGCGGCGTCGCCCTGGCGGTCGCGGGGTTCACCCAGACGCCGCGCCAGATCACGGCCGCCGGCATCCTGGTGGGGACCATCGCCGCCATGCTCGGAGGGGCCTTCTGGCCGCTGGACGTGGTCCCCGCCACCCTGCAGGAGGTGGCGCGCCTCAGCCCGGTGTATTGGGCCCTTGACGCCCTGCGGGAGGCCTTCGTCTTCGGCGGCCCCGGCGCCCCCCAACTGCCGGCCGTGGCCGTGCTGCTGTTGTTCGGACTGGTGGCGGGGACGGCAGGCGTCGCCGGACTGCGGCGCTGGGCCCCGTGA
- a CDS encoding sensor histidine kinase encodes MDPWKLERSQAPEEAGYQLTRLVLFAAGAGAWLLAVPRPAPAVALALAGALVLAAGAQASPPWPSGSRAAAAPWRAAAALGAGLACALWALHRSGEVGLVGPAAAVVMGVPSVVGRRWAAWCSAAAVAAGAATAAAVAGPRGALFAGAALLAAAWSGDLHAAHRAERRRLERAVAELATAQVRLAELAARSREVAARREREELLGALHDALGHTLTAQLLQVALARRLLSVDPAAASARLEAVERGLRGGLDQVRQLLRRSLHPARLPLASALERLADDFSAATGVAVRVVLDPDATGVSDVDDEVAGIVLRAVQEALTNAARHGGARRVEVSLAMAGPRVRLFVRDDGMGAATLVPGMGLGRMAAAVQRVGGTVRFETAPGRGFGVEIGLPRRLPPQPHHATDRGGGSGPMPDHPGAGVPQAPAGPVAGQARRSAPRPAGRTEAGRPGPAEGA; translated from the coding sequence TTGGATCCCTGGAAGCTCGAGCGATCCCAGGCGCCGGAGGAAGCCGGCTATCAGCTGACGCGGCTCGTCCTGTTCGCCGCGGGGGCCGGGGCGTGGTTGCTCGCCGTGCCGCGACCTGCTCCGGCGGTGGCGCTGGCCCTGGCGGGAGCCCTGGTGCTGGCCGCGGGGGCGCAGGCCAGCCCGCCATGGCCCAGCGGGTCCAGGGCGGCGGCCGCCCCGTGGCGGGCGGCCGCCGCCCTGGGTGCCGGCCTGGCGTGCGCACTCTGGGCGCTCCACCGCAGCGGCGAGGTGGGGCTCGTGGGGCCGGCGGCAGCCGTGGTCATGGGTGTGCCGTCCGTGGTGGGCCGGCGCTGGGCGGCCTGGTGCAGCGCGGCGGCCGTGGCGGCCGGCGCCGCCACGGCCGCCGCGGTGGCCGGCCCGCGGGGGGCGCTCTTCGCCGGCGCCGCTCTGCTGGCCGCCGCCTGGAGCGGCGACCTCCACGCCGCGCACCGGGCCGAGCGACGCCGGCTGGAGCGGGCGGTGGCCGAGCTCGCGACGGCCCAGGTGCGGCTCGCGGAGCTGGCGGCTCGCAGCCGCGAGGTGGCGGCCCGGCGGGAGCGGGAAGAGCTGCTGGGTGCCCTCCACGACGCCCTGGGGCACACCCTGACCGCCCAGCTGCTCCAGGTCGCCCTGGCCCGCCGCCTGCTGAGCGTCGACCCTGCGGCGGCGAGCGCCCGGCTCGAGGCGGTGGAGCGCGGGCTGCGCGGAGGGCTGGACCAGGTGCGGCAGCTCCTGCGTCGCTCCCTGCATCCCGCCCGCTTGCCGCTGGCCTCGGCCCTGGAGCGCCTGGCCGATGACTTCAGCGCCGCCACCGGCGTCGCCGTGCGGGTCGTTCTGGATCCCGACGCCACCGGCGTGTCCGACGTGGACGACGAGGTGGCAGGCATCGTCCTGCGCGCCGTCCAGGAGGCCCTGACCAACGCCGCCCGGCACGGCGGCGCCCGCCGGGTGGAGGTCAGCCTGGCGATGGCCGGGCCGCGGGTGCGCTTGTTCGTCCGCGACGACGGGATGGGGGCGGCCACCCTGGTCCCCGGCATGGGCCTCGGGCGGATGGCCGCGGCGGTGCAGCGCGTGGGCGGCACCGTGCGCTTCGAGACGGCGCCCGGGCGTGGCTTCGGCGTGGAGATCGGCCTGCCGCGCCGGTTGCCTCCCCAGCCGCATCATGCCACCGATCGCGGTGGCGGGTCCGGGCCCATGCCGGACCATCCCGGCGCAGGGGTACCGCAGGCTCCGGCGGGGCCGGTCGCAGGGCAGGCGAGGAGGTCCGCGCCGCGTCCGGCGGGCAGGACGGAGGCCGGTCGGCCGGGACCGGCGGAGGGCGCATGA
- a CDS encoding ABC transporter ATP-binding protein: MTTPAAEHRSEPMLVVRNLVKRFGDKVAVDGVSFEVYPGESFGLLGPNGAGKSTTLAMIAGLLRPDAGEIEVGGLPLATRRREAQRLLGVVPQDVALYPELTAAQNMGYFAALRGLRGAEARRQIEEALALVGLTDHAGQRVERFSGGMKRRLNIAVGLLGRPRLLLLDEPTVGIDPQSRRHILEATRQLAATGVAVLYTSHYMEEVEFLCRRVAIMDHGRIIAQGPMDQVRALAGDAAVLRLPWDGVLRDEDPAALGRQLGVPVETTGGEVRFILPRGPEQAVELLGELVRRGVPVRGMRLETPDLETVFLALTGRALRD; encoded by the coding sequence ATGACGACCCCCGCAGCGGAGCACCGCTCCGAGCCCATGTTGGTGGTCCGCAACCTGGTGAAGCGCTTCGGCGACAAGGTCGCCGTGGACGGCGTGTCCTTCGAGGTCTATCCCGGGGAGAGCTTTGGGCTGCTCGGCCCCAACGGCGCCGGCAAGAGCACCACCCTGGCGATGATCGCCGGCCTGCTGCGCCCCGACGCCGGAGAGATCGAGGTCGGCGGCCTTCCTCTGGCCACACGCCGCCGGGAGGCGCAGCGCCTCCTGGGCGTGGTACCGCAGGACGTCGCCCTGTATCCCGAGCTGACGGCCGCCCAGAACATGGGCTACTTCGCCGCGCTGCGCGGGCTGCGGGGCGCCGAGGCGCGCCGGCAGATCGAGGAGGCCCTGGCGCTGGTCGGGCTGACGGACCACGCCGGCCAGCGGGTGGAACGCTTCTCCGGGGGCATGAAGCGCCGCCTCAACATTGCCGTCGGCCTCTTGGGCCGACCCCGGCTCCTGCTGCTGGACGAGCCGACGGTGGGCATCGACCCCCAGTCCCGCCGGCACATCCTGGAGGCCACGCGGCAGCTGGCCGCGACCGGCGTGGCGGTGCTCTACACCAGCCACTACATGGAGGAGGTCGAGTTCCTCTGCCGCCGGGTGGCCATCATGGACCACGGCCGCATCATCGCCCAGGGGCCCATGGACCAGGTGCGGGCGCTAGCCGGCGATGCCGCCGTGCTGCGCCTCCCCTGGGACGGCGTCCTGCGCGATGAGGACCCCGCCGCCCTGGGGCGCCAGCTCGGGGTGCCCGTGGAGACGACGGGCGGCGAGGTGCGCTTCATCCTGCCCCGGGGGCCCGAGCAGGCCGTGGAGTTGCTGGGCGAGCTGGTGCGTCGCGGGGTGCCGGTGCGGGGGATGCGCCTCGAGACCCCGGACCTGGAGACGGTGTTCCTGGCGCTGACCGGCCGCGCCCTGCGCGACTAG
- a CDS encoding N-acetylmuramoyl-L-alanine amidase, translating into MPKVFLDPGHGGRDPGALGHGLVEKDLNLAIALAVRRHLVRHGLTVRMSRTTDRTVPLRARTDQANAWGAHAFVSIHCNAHTEPSARGFEVWHSVLPTSPGRILARYLVQWLDRLTPLANRGARSRAGRGGRDYYHVIRETRMPAVIVECGFLTNPDDARYLGSAAGQAQVAEAIARGILQFFGRQWLSPHVARRQSPAPSDRASSAPAPSRSSAGVWYRVVIGSFRDRSYAERLARRAREAGFDPWIDRVHL; encoded by the coding sequence ATGCCCAAGGTCTTCCTGGACCCCGGCCACGGCGGGCGGGATCCCGGCGCCCTCGGCCACGGACTCGTCGAGAAGGACCTCAACCTCGCCATCGCGCTGGCGGTGCGGCGTCACCTGGTGCGCCACGGGTTGACGGTGCGGATGTCGCGCACCACGGACCGGACCGTACCTCTGCGCGCGCGGACGGACCAGGCCAATGCATGGGGCGCCCACGCCTTCGTCTCCATCCACTGCAACGCCCACACCGAGCCGTCGGCTCGGGGATTCGAGGTCTGGCACTCCGTCCTCCCGACGTCGCCGGGGCGGATCCTGGCCCGCTACCTGGTCCAGTGGCTCGACCGCCTGACCCCCCTCGCCAATCGCGGCGCGCGCTCCCGGGCCGGGCGGGGCGGTCGCGACTACTATCACGTCATCCGCGAGACCCGCATGCCCGCGGTGATCGTGGAGTGCGGGTTCCTCACGAATCCGGACGACGCCCGCTACCTGGGCTCGGCAGCCGGGCAGGCCCAGGTGGCGGAGGCCATCGCCCGCGGGATCCTCCAGTTCTTTGGACGCCAGTGGCTGTCACCCCATGTGGCGCGCCGGCAGTCGCCGGCGCCCAGCGATCGCGCCTCCTCCGCACCGGCGCCGTCGCGATCGTCGGCGGGGGTGTGGTACCGGGTCGTGATCGGGTCCTTCCGCGACCGGTCCTATGCGGAGCGCTTGGCCCGCCGGGCGCGGGAGGCCGGTTTCGACCCCTGGATCGACCGCGTGCACCTGTGA
- a CDS encoding ABC transporter permease — protein MRDSLRQASAVALNQLLRFAADWRGVLILFLIPLAFNLVLGVSLRQAFAPDFRPDRPYRVAVAVPPAHPAADVLQRVLTGAEADGWITVQEVAGADAAVAAVRRRVVEVAVVMSPDFPEDPLQVVAEPGTVPASLVESLAREAAAAATAGAGGAQPAGPVPVDLTLRPAPLPDEPAGGEGSAGPPPVDAMAYYAAGMAVMMVYFATREGTQGYLRDRATGVYLRVRAAGTGRAAYLGGTFAGSVAVGLVFMTVMALTTRLLFGVHWGDLGGWALLTLASVLAAAGVNTLLLAFARSPEVQEGVSTALAQVLGFLGGSMMPLFIFPDILARVSQWVPNRWMLDGYLALMAGAAPAAVRDEALHLVAAGAVLLILGWFLDQLAARTAGEA, from the coding sequence GTGCGCGACTCGCTGCGGCAGGCGAGCGCCGTTGCCCTGAACCAGCTGCTGCGCTTCGCGGCCGACTGGCGCGGCGTCCTGATCCTGTTCCTCATCCCCCTGGCCTTCAACCTCGTGCTGGGGGTGAGCCTCCGGCAGGCCTTTGCGCCGGACTTCCGCCCGGATCGGCCGTACCGGGTGGCGGTCGCCGTCCCGCCTGCCCACCCCGCTGCAGACGTCCTCCAACGGGTCTTGACCGGGGCCGAGGCCGACGGGTGGATCACGGTGCAGGAGGTCGCCGGCGCGGACGCCGCCGTCGCGGCGGTGCGCCGGCGGGTGGTCGAGGTGGCGGTGGTGATGTCCCCGGACTTCCCGGAAGACCCGCTCCAGGTGGTGGCCGAGCCCGGCACCGTGCCGGCGTCGTTGGTGGAGTCGCTGGCCCGGGAGGCGGCCGCGGCAGCGACCGCCGGGGCCGGCGGAGCCCAGCCTGCGGGGCCGGTTCCCGTGGACCTGACCCTCCGGCCCGCCCCCCTGCCGGACGAACCGGCCGGTGGCGAAGGCTCCGCCGGGCCGCCACCGGTGGACGCCATGGCCTACTACGCGGCCGGCATGGCGGTGATGATGGTGTACTTCGCCACCCGCGAGGGCACCCAGGGCTACCTGCGGGACCGGGCCACCGGCGTCTACCTGCGGGTGCGGGCGGCCGGCACCGGCCGCGCGGCCTACCTCGGCGGGACCTTTGCCGGCAGCGTGGCGGTCGGCTTGGTCTTCATGACGGTGATGGCCCTCACCACGCGCCTCCTCTTCGGCGTCCACTGGGGAGACCTGGGAGGCTGGGCGCTCCTCACCCTGGCCTCCGTCCTCGCGGCGGCGGGGGTCAACACGCTGCTCCTGGCCTTCGCCCGATCGCCGGAGGTCCAGGAGGGGGTGAGCACCGCCCTGGCCCAGGTTCTGGGGTTCTTGGGGGGCTCGATGATGCCGTTGTTCATCTTCCCGGACATCCTGGCGCGGGTGTCGCAGTGGGTGCCCAACCGTTGGATGCTGGACGGCTATCTTGCGCTGATGGCCGGCGCGGCACCGGCGGCTGTTCGGGACGAGGCCCTGCACCTGGTGGCGGCCGGCGCGGTCCTCCTGATCCTGGGCTGGTTCCTGGACCAGCTGGCTGCCCGTACGGCGGGGGAGGCGTGA